From a region of the Streptacidiphilus albus JL83 genome:
- a CDS encoding bestrophin-like domain, giving the protein MILGFILCALIGGIIAVVLLASFGRTHRSREGTFSGGALGFLGSASLSSFILVIAFLIAGSWSNINTSKGHTFDEARALNAAYTDADVTTRPLLTAYVTSVIHHEFASMSSTGKADNATWAALDKVRDHVLAMPVTPAQTQELSDLDDVYTTRQIRLADTSDSLPGPLYPAMVATGLLVLLYAPIAGLTFQLREAVALGLVGAVVGFGIFMVFQMSHPYAGPVHVTPIAYTQSLTRFAQLSAGTS; this is encoded by the coding sequence ATGATCCTCGGCTTCATTCTCTGCGCGCTCATCGGCGGCATTATCGCCGTCGTCCTGCTCGCCTCCTTCGGCCGGACCCACCGCTCCCGCGAGGGCACCTTCTCCGGCGGTGCGCTGGGCTTCCTCGGCTCGGCCTCGCTCTCCTCCTTCATCCTGGTCATCGCCTTCCTGATCGCCGGCTCCTGGTCCAACATCAACACCTCCAAGGGCCACACCTTCGACGAGGCCCGCGCCCTCAATGCGGCCTACACGGACGCCGACGTGACCACCCGGCCGCTGCTGACCGCCTATGTCACCTCGGTCATCCACCACGAGTTCGCCAGCATGTCGTCGACCGGCAAGGCGGACAACGCGACCTGGGCCGCCCTGGACAAGGTCCGCGACCACGTCCTCGCGATGCCCGTCACACCGGCGCAGACCCAGGAGCTGAGCGATCTCGACGACGTCTACACCACCCGGCAGATCCGGCTGGCCGACACCTCGGACTCGCTGCCGGGGCCGCTCTACCCGGCGATGGTCGCCACCGGGCTGCTGGTACTGCTCTATGCGCCGATCGCCGGACTCACCTTCCAACTACGGGAGGCCGTCGCCCTCGGACTGGTCGGCGCGGTGGTCGGTTTCGGGATCTTCATGGTGTTCCAGATGAGCCATCCCTACGCGGGACCGGTGCATGTCACCCCCATCGCCTACACCCAGAGCCTCACCCGGTTCGCGCA